A segment of the Candidatus Pelagisphaera phototrophica genome:
ATACCTTCCCCCTCCTAGTTGGACTACTTTCTTACGCTCGAGCTCGAATAGACATTTGGCACAGGCTTTCACATCCAGTAAGGCGTCATGAGCTCCTTCAAAATCCACGTCAAACAGCTTCAGATGCAATTCGGATAGAGTGGGCCATTTGTATCCATACTTTCCCGGCATTTGGCAAAAGTCTGTCGAAATATCCTTTGTGCAAATTCGCTCGGGCTTGTGCCTCGACTGAATTTTGGCCCGAACGCACTCCGCTCCAAGCACCGGGTGGTCATAACTCATATTGTGGGCGACCAAATATTGTGTCTGTTCTACTTTATCCAAAAAGCCCGATAGGACATCCTTAATAGGAATCCCATCGGACTCTGACTGGCTTTGACTGAATCCATTCTCGATCCAGAATCTTTCCGTCGGAATCACCCAACCATCCGGTTTGATTAGATCCACTCTACTCTCAATCAGCTTTCGGTTCGAACCATAAAACGCCCACGCGAGCTGAATAACACGGGGCCAGTTATCGACGTCGCTGATTCGAGCGTCATATCGTGTCGGCAATCCGGTCGTCTCTGTGTCAAATACGAGGAACATACATCTAAAAGTTTAATTGGGGATGTCCAACGAATGAGGGTAGCACAGAACAAACCAGGCCCTTCAACTATGATTCACCCTGCCGCGTCGATTCGAGCGATTCCTGTCCACCGCTTGAAGTACCCCGACTAAAAAGCTTTTTAAAGATTCGCCTAGGCATACTCTTACCCGCGAGCTCATTCGCGATTTGGTCAGCCGCGTTTGCTTTTGCGGTTTCCCATGCC
Coding sequences within it:
- a CDS encoding 3'-5' exonuclease; amino-acid sequence: MFLVFDTETTGLPTRYDARISDVDNWPRVIQLAWAFYGSNRKLIESRVDLIKPDGWVIPTERFWIENGFSQSQSESDGIPIKDVLSGFLDKVEQTQYLVAHNMSYDHPVLGAECVRAKIQSRHKPERICTKDISTDFCQMPGKYGYKWPTLSELHLKLFDVDFEGAHDALLDVKACAKCLFELERKKVVQLGGGRYSKSSD